The following proteins are encoded in a genomic region of Oncorhynchus masou masou isolate Uvic2021 chromosome 32, UVic_Omas_1.1, whole genome shotgun sequence:
- the tmem121aa gene encoding transmembrane protein 121: MVLPQPDKRHVCLTTMVVMTSMAFMDAYLVEQNQGPRKIGVCIIVLVGDICFLIVLRYVAVWVGAEVKTAKRGYAMILWFLYIFVLEIKLYFVFQNYKADRKSLETVARKALTLLLSVCVPGLYLVLVALDSMEYVRTFRKKEDMRGRLFWVALDLLDVLDIQANLWEPQRTGLPIWAEGLMFFYCYILLLILPCVSLSEISVQGEHVSPQKMMLYPVLSLVTINIVTIMIRGVNMVLFQDSRVSTIFIGKNVVAIATKACTFLEYRRQVKEFPPQDPSMAGIALELQQGNSVGHNHGHNQTLPNATTSLPDEPSPTEVIDT; encoded by the exons ATGGTGTTGCCGCAGCCAGACAAGCGCCATGTGTGCCTGActacaatggtggtcatgaccaGCATGGCCTTTATGGATGCCTACCTAGTAGAGCAGAACCAAGGGCCCAGGAAG ATCGGGGTGTGCATAATCGTGCTGGTGGGAGACATCTGTTTCCTCATCGTGCTGCGCTATGTGGCGGTTTGGGTCGGGGCCGAGGTGAAAACTGCCAAGCGTGGCTATGCCATGATCCTCTGGTTCCTCTACATCTTCGTCCTGGAGATCAAACTCTACTTCGTCTTCCAG AACTACAAGGCGGACAGGAAGAGCCTGGAGACGGTGGCCCGCAAGGCTCTAACCTTACTCCTCTCTGTGTGCGTCCCGGGGCTGTACCTGGTCCTTGTTGCCCTGGACAGCATGGAGTATGTGAGAACCTTCCGGAAGAAGGAGGACATGCGGGGGAGGCTGTTCTGGGTGGCCCTGGACCTGCTGGATGTTCTGGACATCCAGGCCAACCTGTGGGAGCCCCAGCGGACGGGCCTACCCATCTGGGCCGAGGGACTGATGTTCTTCTATTGCTACATCCTCCTCCTTATCCTgccctgtgtctccctgtctgaaATCAGTGTCCAGGGGGAGCACGTCTCGCCCCAGAAGATGATGCTGTACCCTGTTCTTAGTCTTGTTACCATAAATATAGTGACAATCATGATCCGTGGGGTCAACATGGTGCTGTTCCAGGATAGTAGGGTTTCCACAATCTTCATAGGGAAGAACGTGGTGGCCATAGCAACGAAGGCCTGTACGTTTCTGGAGTACAGGAGGCAGGTGAAGGAGTTCCCTCCACAGGATCCTAGCATGGCAGGTATAGCATTAGAGCTGCAGCAAGGGAACTCTGTGGGTCACAACCACGGGCACAACCAGACCTTGCCTAATGCCACCACTAGCCTCCCCGACGAACCCTCACCGACCGAGGTCATAGACACATGA
- the pth2 gene encoding LOW QUALITY PROTEIN: tuberoinfundibular peptide of 39 residues (The sequence of the model RefSeq protein was modified relative to this genomic sequence to represent the inferred CDS: inserted 3 bases in 2 codons; substituted 1 base at 1 genomic stop codon) has product MAGLSPPAASRPXLLLTLMALTLVSSSYPQPRHRPIHRGTSPGDPGDKREDWEVLWPSISLRDWSMQMMSAPDFGAAKSKAELLGKQWLPMVGQSQMDEDMAKGWLGDWLXQGSNNEEKRNIVVADDAAFREKSKLLTAIXRKKWLNSSMQKLLVVNSQY; this is encoded by the exons ATGGCTGGCTTGTCTCCTCCTGCTGCCTCACGCCC CCTGCTGCTGACCCTAATGGCCTTAACTCTGGTGTCCTCCAGCTACCCTCAGCCACGCCACCGACCCATACACAG AGGCACCTCTCCAGGCGATCCAGGAGACAAGAGGGAGGATTGGGAGGTTCTCTGGCCCTCCATCTCGCTCCGTGATTGGAGCATGCAGATGATGTCAGCCCCAGACTTTGGTGCGGCCAAGAGCAAGGCAGAGCTCCTGGGGAAGCAGTGGCTCCCAATGGTGGGCCAGTCGCAGATGGACGAGGACATGGCCAAGGGCTGGCTGGGTGACTGGC TGCAGGGATCTAACAATGAGGAGAAGAGGAACATCGTGGTGGCAGATGATGCAGCGTTCAGGGAGAAAAGTAAGCTGCTAACCGCCATTTAGAGAAAGAAGTGGCTTAACTCCTCTATGCAGAAACTGTTGGTTGTCAACTCCCAGTACTAA